Proteins from one Candidatus Sulfotelmatobacter sp. genomic window:
- a CDS encoding diguanylate cyclase codes for MGTVVTAAHPLVAPLAVAFVFIVGMIVALGSLNAILAVVLRDRVAGWYAAAMLAFALYDLVQSPLAVLAPGARDALGTLTFVVYLALVTVFARTLLELPRIAPRLWWLLRVMYGGVVVVKLAYLVTPDGLRRAGLFDALDPLATTAFLLAVFVAGVTAWQKGNPLARWSSIAFAGVVAGFAVALSGAYGAIPRTPLTDLAAGAGVAWEAIFLSVALAYRIRGLADRAASLQGERDAYAAAALHDGLTGIANRRAFEQRFEQEWRRAARARTPLALAILDVDWFKAYNDSCGHPQGDRVLVRVAHTIAKSLRRPEDFVARYGGEEFVVLLPGANREDAARVVDGIRAAVRTLGMGHPASPLGVVTISGGVASLVPRLQARPMSLLAAADRALYAAKRDGRDRIALARFGSRAYLS; via the coding sequence GTGGGGACCGTGGTGACCGCCGCTCACCCGCTCGTCGCGCCGCTCGCCGTCGCGTTCGTGTTCATCGTCGGCATGATCGTCGCGCTCGGATCGCTCAACGCGATCCTGGCGGTCGTGCTGCGCGACCGCGTGGCGGGCTGGTACGCCGCCGCGATGCTGGCGTTCGCGCTCTACGACCTGGTGCAGTCGCCCCTCGCCGTGCTCGCGCCCGGCGCCCGCGACGCGCTCGGGACGCTGACCTTCGTCGTCTACCTCGCGCTGGTGACCGTCTTCGCGCGCACGCTGCTCGAGCTGCCGCGCATCGCGCCGCGGCTGTGGTGGCTGCTGCGCGTCATGTACGGGGGCGTCGTGGTGGTGAAGCTCGCGTATCTGGTGACGCCGGACGGCCTGCGGCGGGCGGGCCTGTTCGACGCGCTCGATCCGCTCGCGACGACGGCGTTTTTGCTGGCCGTGTTCGTCGCCGGCGTCACGGCGTGGCAAAAGGGGAACCCGCTGGCACGCTGGTCGAGCATCGCGTTCGCCGGCGTCGTGGCCGGCTTCGCGGTCGCGCTCTCCGGCGCGTACGGTGCCATCCCGCGCACGCCGCTGACCGATCTGGCTGCCGGCGCGGGCGTGGCGTGGGAAGCGATCTTCTTGTCGGTCGCGCTGGCGTATCGCATCCGCGGTTTGGCCGACCGTGCCGCCAGCCTGCAAGGCGAACGGGACGCCTACGCCGCGGCGGCGCTGCACGACGGTCTGACCGGCATCGCGAACCGCCGTGCCTTCGAGCAGCGCTTCGAGCAAGAGTGGCGCCGCGCCGCGCGTGCGCGCACGCCGCTGGCGTTGGCGATCCTCGACGTCGACTGGTTCAAGGCCTACAACGACAGCTGCGGTCACCCGCAAGGCGACCGCGTGCTGGTCCGGGTCGCGCACACCATCGCGAAGTCGCTGCGGCGGCCGGAGGATTTCGTCGCGCGCTACGGCGGCGAAGAGTTCGTCGTGCTGCTCCCCGGCGCCAACCGCGAGGACGCGGCCCGCGTCGTCGACGGCATCCGCGCCGCTGTCCGCACCTTGGGGATGGGCCATCCCGCCAGCCCGCTGGGCGTGGTGACGATCAGCGGCGGCGTCGCGAGCCTGGTGCCGCGGCTGCAGGCGCGGCCGATGTCGCTG
- a CDS encoding 3-hydroxybutyrate dehydrogenase: MLGIDLQDRVSFVTGAARGIGRACAEALAQAGARVALVDLDAAAAQETAHAIAAATGTTTRAYACDVRDPDAVRATVDAAAADFGGLDHLVNNAGVQFISSIADFPVDRWQNVRTIDLDSVFYATKAAWPHLVARGGGRIVNLASVHGLIASPFKAAYIAAKHGVVGFTRATAVEGAPVNITANAICPGAVMTDLVRGQAADLVRSYGGGISEDEALERAFLEAMPSKRFIAPAEVGALCAFLCSDFAISITGAPIAIDGGWSAH; encoded by the coding sequence GTGCTTGGGATCGATCTACAGGACCGGGTTAGCTTTGTTACGGGTGCAGCACGCGGGATTGGGCGCGCTTGCGCGGAGGCCCTCGCGCAGGCGGGCGCGCGGGTCGCGCTCGTCGACCTCGACGCGGCGGCGGCGCAGGAAACCGCGCACGCGATCGCCGCGGCGACCGGCACGACGACGCGCGCGTACGCGTGCGACGTGCGCGACCCCGACGCGGTGCGCGCGACCGTCGACGCCGCGGCGGCCGATTTCGGCGGCCTCGATCATCTGGTGAACAACGCCGGGGTGCAGTTCATCTCGTCGATCGCGGACTTTCCGGTCGACCGCTGGCAGAACGTGCGGACCATCGATCTCGATAGCGTCTTTTACGCGACCAAGGCGGCGTGGCCGCACTTGGTCGCGCGCGGCGGCGGGCGAATCGTCAACCTCGCCAGCGTGCACGGCCTGATCGCCAGCCCGTTCAAGGCCGCGTACATCGCGGCCAAGCACGGCGTGGTCGGGTTCACCCGCGCGACGGCGGTCGAGGGCGCGCCGGTCAACATCACCGCCAACGCGATCTGCCCCGGCGCGGTGATGACCGATCTCGTACGCGGACAGGCGGCCGACCTCGTGCGCTCCTACGGCGGCGGGATCAGCGAGGACGAGGCGCTCGAGCGCGCGTTCCTCGAGGCGATGCCCTCGAAGCGCTTCATCGCCCCGGCCGAAGTCGGCGCGCTGTGCGCGTTCCTGTGCAGCGATTTCGCGATCTCGATCACGGGTGCGCCGATCGCGATCGACGGCGGCTGGTCGGCGCACTAA